Within the Polaribacter pectinis genome, the region TGATCGTCTGTAAATGAGTTTCCGTGTTTTACATCTCTTGGGTTTTCTCCAGAAATTAAGGCTTCCGATTTTGCAATGGCACAAGATTGCTCGTTTAATTCTTGTCCGTATGTTAAAATAGTTGGCTTGTTTGGGTTGTCTTTACAAACCTCATCTAACACAAAATTCTTACCTAAATTCACCATTCCACCTGTACCACAAGCAGGATCAAAAATAGTTCTGATGATTCCTGTTTTAGATAATTCGTCTTTTTCTGGCGTAAAAATAATGGCATTCATTAAGGCAATTACATCTCTAGGTGTAAAATGCTCTCCTGCTGTTTCATTAGATTGCTCGTTAGAAACACGGATCAATTCTTCAAAAACATACCCCATAGAATGGTTGTCTATAGTATCTTGATGTAGGTCTATTTTACAAATAGCGTCTATCATTTCATACAACAAACGGTTTTTTACCAAACGTGCAATTACTTTATCGAACTGAAAGCTTTCTAAAATGTCTCTTACTTCTGCATTAAAACCATTTAAGTAATTATTAAAATTGATTTCTATGTATTGTGGTTCGTCTTTTAAAGAATGTAAAGTATGTTTTGAGGTGTTATAATAGGTTAAGCCTCCTGTTGCTTTCTTTAGGATTGGGTCTAAATTATCTTCACTTACTTTGTCTCTAAAATCGTTATAAGATTTGCGTACGTTCTCGTTAACCTTTTCGAGCATACAATCTAATCTTCTAATTACCACAAATGGTAATAACACATCTCCTATTTCATTTTTCTTAAAGGCATCTCTTAATACATCGTCTGTAATTCTCCAGATAAAACCTACGTCTACTTTGTTGTTATTGGTGCTCATTTATTGGTTTGTTGTTGTATGGTACAAATATATATTTTATGTGTGCGATTGATGTGCGTTGATTGGATTATTCATTCAACAAGTTGTCGAACCTTCTTTTTAGCTGAATATCTTTCATTATTTGAAAACTTGATATTTTTTTAACTTTACTTAAATTGGTGAAAATTTTTTCTTCGTTTCCATAATTAATACAATCAGGATCGTAAGCTAAACCGGAAGCTTCATGAAAAGTTTTTCTTTTCACATATTCAAAAACAAACTCTGGACTTTCATTAATTTTTAATGCAATATCTTTAGTATTTTTCCATTTATAATAATCGCTGTTAAAAGCTCTTAATTCATTTTTTAATGATAATAACAGTTCTTGTCCTCTAATACTAATTTCATGATAATCTCTAATATCAGAAGGGCTACCTTCATTATAAATTATATATTGCAACAAGTTTAAATCAAATGCCTCATTAAACTTATTGATTATAACATTATAATGTCCATCTAAAAGCTGACTTCTAAATTCTGATACATTCATTATTTTCATAGCGACTTAATTAAAGTTTAAAAAATTTGAAATTTTATCTCCTTGAATAAAATCTGGATTATTGCTATTTAAAAAAGTAATTGTATGCTGAATATCTTCAATTAATTTTATTGCTAAATCATGATTCTCTTTTTTAGCCAAACTTGAATAAGAGATTTCTCTTCCTTTTGTAATTTTTTGACCTCTATTATTCCAAAAACTAAACGTATCTCCTGAATAGATTCTACTATAGTTTGTTAAAACACCTCTATCATGCTCTCGTTTTGTAAAAATAAGCGTAAAAGATGGCCGTTTTCCTAATTGGCTTGACAATTTAGAAGTTATTTTTTTCTTGATTTCATCAAAAGTATAATTAGAACGACTTGGATCTGTTACTATGATAACATTTGCTTTCGTAAATGATTCTATACACAAGACGTCTAAATAATTTATTAAGTTTACATCAACTGTATCTGTATCAGTATCCTTATTGCTTAAAATATAAGGATCTATAATTAGTATATCTGTTAAAGGCAATGAATATTCTTTTAAATCACTCCATGTTTTAAAATCGTCTCCATTAATTCTCCATTTCTTTTCAAAATCGTAATCATTTTGATTTATAAAGAGTTTATTAAGAACTTGTATTTCTTCACCTACTTTACCAACTAAAACACAACCCGCATTTTTAAATTTTTCAGTTTCATCATCTTCCAATAAATATACAGAAGTTAATTTTTTTGAACAAAAAGAATTTGAACTATTAGATTTTAATGGTCTTGCAGGTTCTTTATAATCAAACTTTATTTCATTATGCTCTCCCATACCTTGACTTAAAGTAGTTATCCAATTTAATAATAAAGGACTTTCTTTCAAATCATTTTTTGGGAAATTAAAATAAACATTTAGTTGCTTTTTTAATAATTTATTACAATCATCAAACAACTCATGGCTTTTCGATTTTACAAAAGATATTAAGTTAGATTTATCTATATAAATATCCATAATTATAAAATATCAAAAGCTAAATTAGAACTCACATCAAAAAAACCAGAACCAAATTCATTTGTAAATTTCCCATCTTTTCTATAAATCATAGAATATGGTTTAGCATCTTTATCGAAATAATAGGCTTCAAATGGAATTTTAGCATTTTCATCTTTTTCATTAATTTGTTTCACAATAATTTGAGACATTCTTATCATGTATTCTGAATGAGTTTCAAGAATAAAGTTGATTCCAAATTCTCTATTAGCATCTAAAAACAGTTCTGCTAATTTAGATTGAAGACCTGGGTGTAAATTTGCTTCTGGCTCTTCAATAAGAATAATTGATAAATCCTGTTCAAATAAAGCACCTTTTTTAGCAATTTTTCCTTGAGTTTCTATAATACTTGAAGCTATTGCCAAAAGAATTGAAAATATTTGCCCTGCACCAAAACCTTTATCCGATAAATTAATCCACGTTTCATCTTCATAAATTTCAATTTTTGAAACTGTAGACTCGTAAGTCGATATTTTGTAATCTTCACCTATATCAAAATAGTCTTTAGACATCCATTTTTTCATAAATTTTTGTACATCTATATCTGCATGCAACTGTTTTTCAAAATGGTTTTTAGTCAAGTAGTTAATATCAACATTTTTGTTTTCATGAATAAACAATTTACTTTGATTACTTCTGTGAGGACTTAAATGCCTGGTATTAAAAGATAAAGCTAATAAAAGTTCATCTCCAAGTTTATTCGCTTTATCAAGTTCTAAACTTTCATCAGAATTTTTAAAATTATTCTTAATTCTATTATTTCCAAGATTATTATCAACTAAATACTGTGGTAAAACTATCCTTAAAATTTTATCAATCCTTCTGTCAGAAATACCAAAGTCTTCTAAAGAAAATGTTGGACTATACATTAAACGATCTTTAATTAATTGCCCCTTTTTATTGAGCTTTTGTTGTATTTTTTTCAACTTCTTTTCTCCATCAGAAATATTTTGAGTTACATCAATTATCTTCTTTCTATTTTCTTCAATTATTTTATCATATTTAAGATAGACATTAGCCAAATCTTTAGTCTCTTCAGAATTAAGATCTAACGTGTTGTCTCCTGTGTAAGAGTATTCATTCATTAAAAGCATTTTATGAGAATACTTATCAAATTCTGCATAAAGACCTTTCAATTCTTCTTTATCCATTTCAATAATATTAGAAACGGTCAATTCTAAAGCTAACGTATTAAGTTTATCTTCTTCTTCTTTATTATCAATAATCCTTTGATTTAAAAAAAACGCATCTATCTGAAGCTGATAAGTTTTAGAACTTGTTTGGCTAATTTCTAAAGTTGCTTTATCTTCTCTCTTGAATTTCATTTTTTTTAGAAAACCTATTAAGTTATTCTCGCCTATTTCAAAAGTTAAGGAAATATCATATCCTTTATTTTTATATTCAAAAACTAAATCTTTTTTTAAATTAATAAAGCTTGTTCTATTAACTGCATTTTTATAACTTTCTATTTTATGTTTGTAAAAATTTTCACCATGAAAATTTAATTCAAAATGATTATTAGATTTCACATAATCCTCTAAAAGTAATAAAGACTTAATTACTGTTGATTTTCCAGAATTATTTGTTCCTGTAAAAAAAGTAATTGGAGCTAAATCTAAATCCCAGCTATCTTTTACTTTTCTAAAATTCGATAATTTTATTGTTTCCATATTATGTTATACGTATTTTTTAGCTAGAGTCTTTATTCTCTGTGCAATTTTACATCTTAACTCCAAAGGTTCTAAAACTTCAAACCCTTCTCCTCTTTCTAAAATTTTAGATTCTAATTCGTAATTTAAAATTACTTTTAGAGTAATATCTATATACCCTTTTTCTAAAGTTTTTAAATTCTCCTTATTTCCAGAAGATTGAGATTCGTGAATTGGTTTTGTTTGCACATAAGGCCACAAATCTTTACTTACTCTTATTTTTACTTTTTGTGGTTTTTGACTCTCTTTTAAAGTAACACCAATTGCATCTTCGAAATATTCTTCAAAATTAATATCTGAATTGATGAATTCAATCTTTAACTCATTTATACTTTCAATTCTATCCAATGCTTTTTTAAAAACTTTCCCTTCTGATACATTATATCCAAATACAAACCAACGATTGTTATATTGTTTTAAATAATATGGATGTAACTCATATTCTTCAGTATTATTTTTTGTAAAACTTTTACTTACAATTTTTAAAGGTGTCTTATAAATAATTGCTCTGTATAATTCAGATATATATTCTAAACCAGAAACATAAGGATTATTTTCAAAACCTATAACTGGTTCTTCTGAAGTTAATAAACCAAAACTGGATTCTAAACGAGTTGACAAATCATTTACCCACTCAAATTGAGGCATTCCTTTAAATCTATTTAAGGTCATTAAAGCTTCCTTTAATTGACTTGCTTCAGATTCATTTATTGGCTGATTATTAATAGAGAAACTTAAATCGCTATATCTTCTGTAAACGCTTCTACCCTCTTTAATTTCTTCAATTGGCGCATTGTAACCTTTTGAATCTTTCATGAAAAGAATATCATCGTAAATCTGTCTTTTTTGAATTCCAGAATTTGAAGGATCATAATCGAATAATGCTTCGTTACACTCTTCAATTAGATCATTAATGAAATATCTTTTACCTGGATTTCTAAAACATTTATCTAATGTTTGATATCTTAAAATAGCATTTTTGTTTGTAGACATATTTTCTTTTTCAATAGATAATCATAGCGACCTTAAATATAATTAAAACAACTTGTAAAACAATTTAATTAATTATGAATTCTCTTTTTATTTATGTTGGTGCAAATCTAAAAAGTATGAATGCACCTATTCTGCACATATTTTAAAGATAGATTGAACTTGCCAAAACTTAATTTTTGATTTATATTCGTTTTAATGATTTATTAGCGTGCAGGTAGATTGCATTGTATAAAGCAATATTTGCACTGTTCTTTGAAATAAAACCGTAGTATAAAAAATTGATTACCTGTTTAGGCAGGTGTTCTGCTGTATTCGGCAGTAGGTTGCAGTTTACTGTAACTAAATGTTATTATCGTTATTGTATTGAAGTTAAGTCTTCTTATAGTAATATTTTTTTATATTTTTTTAAGTATTATTTTTTTAATTATTTATAATTATTAATTTATTACAATTCATAAAGAAAGAATTGATGCTGCGGTTTTTATTTTAAAAATAAATCAATTCTCAAAAAAATGAAATTAGCTATTGACCAAGAAAAAAAAATAAAACAACTTTTTGCTAAAATGAATAGCAAAGAGGAGTTTCTTCAACTTTTA harbors:
- a CDS encoding AAA family ATPase; amino-acid sequence: METIKLSNFRKVKDSWDLDLAPITFFTGTNNSGKSTVIKSLLLLEDYVKSNNHFELNFHGENFYKHKIESYKNAVNRTSFINLKKDLVFEYKNKGYDISLTFEIGENNLIGFLKKMKFKREDKATLEISQTSSKTYQLQIDAFFLNQRIIDNKEEEDKLNTLALELTVSNIIEMDKEELKGLYAEFDKYSHKMLLMNEYSYTGDNTLDLNSEETKDLANVYLKYDKIIEENRKKIIDVTQNISDGEKKLKKIQQKLNKKGQLIKDRLMYSPTFSLEDFGISDRRIDKILRIVLPQYLVDNNLGNNRIKNNFKNSDESLELDKANKLGDELLLALSFNTRHLSPHRSNQSKLFIHENKNVDINYLTKNHFEKQLHADIDVQKFMKKWMSKDYFDIGEDYKISTYESTVSKIEIYEDETWINLSDKGFGAGQIFSILLAIASSIIETQGKIAKKGALFEQDLSIILIEEPEANLHPGLQSKLAELFLDANREFGINFILETHSEYMIRMSQIIVKQINEKDENAKIPFEAYYFDKDAKPYSMIYRKDGKFTNEFGSGFFDVSSNLAFDIL
- a CDS encoding helix-turn-helix transcriptional regulator, whose translation is MSTNKNAILRYQTLDKCFRNPGKRYFINDLIEECNEALFDYDPSNSGIQKRQIYDDILFMKDSKGYNAPIEEIKEGRSVYRRYSDLSFSINNQPINESEASQLKEALMTLNRFKGMPQFEWVNDLSTRLESSFGLLTSEEPVIGFENNPYVSGLEYISELYRAIIYKTPLKIVSKSFTKNNTEEYELHPYYLKQYNNRWFVFGYNVSEGKVFKKALDRIESINELKIEFINSDINFEEYFEDAIGVTLKESQKPQKVKIRVSKDLWPYVQTKPIHESQSSGNKENLKTLEKGYIDITLKVILNYELESKILERGEGFEVLEPLELRCKIAQRIKTLAKKYV